In the genome of Cellvibrio sp. KY-YJ-3, one region contains:
- a CDS encoding AMP-binding protein, giving the protein MSLQYNRTLAEVFSDSCKKFADKKAFSCMGQSLTYSELDHLAGQFAAYLQQKTSLKPGDRIAVQLPNVLQYPVVIFGALRAGLVIVNTNPLYTAHEIKHQLNDSGAKALVVLANIAKNAASIIQETSVEQVIVTELADLHPFFKRTLINAVVKYVKKMVPPFSFPNQIGFNQALAAASLPWQPVTQVPEDVAVLQYTGGTTGVAKGAMLTHRNLVANMMQLNERMKDVFRPAQELYVAPLPLYHIYSFTIHCTSAVALGNHSLLIPNPRDIPGFVKTLQGVPFTFFVGLNTLFNALMRNPDFCNLDFSHLRLTCSGGMALTAETTKHWLELTKAPISEGYGLTETSPVVSNNPIDNVQMGTVGLPLPDTECKVIDEHNKNLPSGEAGELCVRGPQVMKGYWQRPDATAEVMDDEGWFKTGDIAIIQPDGFIKIVDRKKDMINVSGFKVFPNEVEDVLSSHPDVIEAAVVGVPDGEGSEIVKAFIVSANENLTVEELRKFAKQTLTAYKVPHQIEFRKELPKTNVGKILRRELRDQDIKK; this is encoded by the coding sequence ATGTCGTTGCAATACAACAGAACGCTTGCAGAGGTTTTCTCGGATTCCTGTAAAAAGTTTGCTGACAAAAAAGCGTTTAGCTGTATGGGGCAATCGCTTACCTATTCGGAACTCGATCATCTTGCCGGGCAGTTTGCAGCTTATTTACAGCAGAAAACATCGCTGAAGCCAGGCGATAGAATTGCGGTTCAATTGCCGAATGTTCTGCAGTATCCCGTTGTTATATTCGGTGCGTTGCGCGCAGGGTTGGTGATAGTCAATACCAACCCGCTTTACACGGCTCATGAAATAAAACACCAACTTAACGATTCCGGTGCAAAGGCATTGGTGGTGTTAGCGAATATCGCCAAAAATGCAGCCTCCATTATTCAAGAAACGAGCGTGGAGCAGGTAATAGTAACCGAACTTGCCGATTTGCATCCGTTTTTCAAGCGTACGCTAATTAACGCAGTAGTGAAATACGTCAAAAAAATGGTGCCGCCATTTTCTTTTCCAAATCAGATAGGCTTTAACCAAGCATTGGCTGCGGCATCACTACCTTGGCAGCCGGTAACCCAAGTGCCAGAAGATGTAGCAGTTTTACAATACACCGGTGGTACTACAGGTGTTGCCAAAGGGGCGATGCTGACGCACCGCAACCTGGTTGCCAATATGATGCAACTTAATGAGCGCATGAAGGATGTGTTTCGTCCTGCGCAGGAGCTCTATGTCGCGCCGCTACCGCTTTATCACATTTACTCTTTTACCATTCATTGCACCTCGGCGGTGGCGCTTGGTAATCACAGTTTATTAATTCCCAATCCACGCGATATTCCTGGTTTTGTTAAAACCTTACAGGGTGTTCCCTTTACTTTTTTTGTCGGTTTAAACACCTTGTTTAATGCATTAATGCGCAACCCCGATTTCTGCAATTTGGATTTTAGTCATTTGCGTCTCACCTGCTCAGGTGGAATGGCGCTTACTGCAGAAACTACAAAACACTGGTTGGAATTAACCAAGGCGCCTATTAGTGAAGGTTATGGATTAACCGAAACTTCGCCGGTAGTGTCCAATAACCCCATTGATAATGTGCAAATGGGGACTGTAGGTTTGCCCTTGCCCGATACCGAATGCAAAGTCATTGATGAACACAATAAGAATTTACCCAGCGGCGAAGCGGGCGAGCTTTGTGTACGCGGTCCGCAGGTGATGAAAGGTTACTGGCAGCGCCCCGATGCTACCGCAGAAGTAATGGATGATGAGGGTTGGTTTAAAACCGGAGATATTGCCATTATCCAACCTGATGGTTTTATCAAGATTGTCGACCGCAAAAAAGACATGATTAATGTCAGTGGTTTTAAAGTGTTCCCTAACGAAGTGGAGGATGTGCTGAGTAGTCATCCCGATGTTATTGAGGCTGCAGTTGTGGGTGTGCCTGATGGCGAGGGAAGTGAAATAGTTAAGGCCTTTATTGTGAGCGCCAATGAAAATTTGACCGTAGAAGAGTTGCGAAAATTTGCCAAGCAAACACTCACTGCTTATAAAGTGCCGCATCAAATCGAGTTTCGCAAAGAGTTGCCAAAAACTAACGTGGGTAAAATTTTGCGTCGTGAATTGCGTGATCAGGATATTAAAAAATAA
- a CDS encoding nitrite/sulfite reductase yields MYIYDEYDNSILRQRIAQFRDQTERFLAGDLKPEQFLPLRLQNGLYVQRLAPMLRINVPYGMVNSTQLRKLAHIARHYDKGYCHVSTRQNIQYNWPDLTEVPDILAELAEVGMHGTQSSGNCIRNTTSDQFAGVAPDEMIDPRPYCEIIRQWSSFHPEFAFLPRKFKIAVTGSTQDRAAVQVHDIGLQLVHNAQGDVGFKVYVGGGLGRTPVIGVAIRDFLPEEDLLSYLEAILRVYNLFGRRDNKYKARIKILVRALTPEVFAQKVEDEWQHLKDGYNKLTQEEIARAKGFFTAPAYETIDNAAAQAKLDAQAAESIAFGKWLQRNVREHKIAGYASVTLSLKPTGVAPGDITDSQLEVIADLADKYSFGEARTTHEQNIVLADVKKADLFALWQECKTAGFATPNIGTITDIICCPGGDFCSLANAKSIPIAEAIQRQFEDLDYVYDLGDIDLNISGCMNACGHHHVGHIGILGVDKSGKEFYQVQLGGSASNDASLGDVLGPSFGADDMPAVIQKIVDVYVANRTDEELFIDTYRRIGAAPFKEKVYAKAH; encoded by the coding sequence ATGTATATCTACGATGAGTACGACAACAGCATTCTGCGCCAGCGTATCGCCCAGTTTCGCGACCAGACCGAACGCTTCCTCGCCGGTGACTTGAAACCCGAACAGTTCCTGCCCCTGCGTTTGCAGAATGGCCTGTATGTACAGCGCTTGGCGCCCATGCTGCGTATCAACGTGCCCTACGGCATGGTGAACTCCACGCAACTGCGCAAGCTGGCCCATATCGCCCGTCATTACGATAAAGGCTACTGCCACGTCAGTACCCGTCAGAATATCCAATACAACTGGCCAGACCTGACCGAAGTGCCGGACATTCTCGCCGAACTGGCTGAGGTGGGCATGCACGGCACCCAATCCAGTGGTAACTGCATCCGCAATACCACCTCTGACCAGTTCGCCGGTGTTGCCCCCGACGAAATGATTGACCCGCGCCCCTACTGTGAAATTATTCGCCAGTGGTCCAGCTTCCACCCTGAATTTGCGTTTTTACCGCGCAAATTCAAAATCGCTGTCACCGGTTCAACGCAAGATCGCGCCGCCGTACAAGTGCACGATATCGGCCTGCAATTGGTGCATAACGCACAAGGCGACGTGGGCTTTAAAGTTTACGTGGGCGGCGGTTTGGGCCGCACCCCGGTTATAGGCGTGGCGATTCGCGACTTCCTGCCCGAAGAAGATTTGCTGTCGTACCTGGAAGCTATTTTGCGGGTGTACAACCTTTTTGGTCGTCGCGACAACAAATACAAAGCGCGGATCAAAATTTTAGTGCGCGCCTTAACCCCTGAAGTCTTTGCCCAAAAAGTGGAAGACGAATGGCAGCATTTGAAAGACGGATATAACAAGCTGACGCAAGAAGAGATCGCCCGCGCCAAAGGTTTCTTCACCGCTCCGGCTTACGAAACCATTGATAACGCAGCGGCGCAAGCAAAGCTTGATGCACAAGCTGCCGAGAGCATTGCTTTTGGTAAGTGGTTGCAGCGCAATGTGCGCGAACACAAAATTGCCGGTTACGCCTCAGTGACACTCTCGCTCAAGCCAACCGGTGTTGCACCAGGCGATATCACCGACAGCCAACTGGAAGTGATTGCCGATCTCGCCGATAAATACAGTTTTGGCGAAGCGCGCACTACGCATGAACAAAATATTGTGTTGGCCGATGTGAAAAAAGCCGATCTGTTTGCACTCTGGCAGGAATGTAAAACCGCCGGTTTTGCCACGCCCAACATCGGCACCATTACCGACATTATTTGCTGCCCCGGCGGCGACTTCTGTTCACTCGCCAATGCCAAATCCATTCCGATTGCTGAAGCTATCCAGCGTCAGTTTGAAGACCTGGATTACGTTTATGATCTGGGTGACATCGACCTGAACATTTCCGGTTGTATGAATGCCTGTGGTCACCACCATGTGGGTCACATTGGTATTCTGGGCGTGGATAAATCCGGCAAAGAATTTTATCAAGTGCAACTCGGTGGCAGCGCCAGTAACGATGCTTCGCTCGGCGATGTACTTGGCCCCTCTTTCGGCGCCGATGACATGCCCGCCGTGATTCAAAAAATCGTCGATGTGTATGTTGCCAATCGCACCGATGAAGAATTGTTTATCGACACCTATCGCCGTATAGGCGCAGCTCCCTTCAAGGAGAAAGTTTATGCAAAAGCTCATTAA
- a CDS encoding cation acetate symporter produces the protein MKVHAPLAVLLSAMATCAWAQASSSSAINVTAVAMFLAFVLITLGITYWAAGRTKTASDFYAAGGGISGFQNGLAIAGDYMSAASFLGIAGLVYTSGFDGLIYAIGFLVGWPIVLVLIAEPLRNLGKYTFADVASFRLQQKPIRILAASGSLVTVIFYLIAQMVGAGKLIELLFGLPYEAAVVIVGVLMTLYVTFGGMIATTWVQLIKAVLLLSGASLMAFLVMMQFGFSFENLFAEAVKVHTKANAIMAPGTLVSDPISAISLGIALMFGTAGLPHILMRFFTVKDAVQARRSVFYATGFIGYFYILTFIIGFGAIILLLKNPAYFTDGALIGGANMAAIHLSQALGGDILLGFISAVAFATILAVVSGLTLAGSSAISHDLYATLVLKGNRDEKKEIRASRIATVCLGVIAVLLGIVFEKQNVAFMVGLAFCVAASANFPILLLSMYWRKLTTRGAVMGGGLGLFTAVILVVIGPTVWVDAFGFEQAIFPYKYPAIFSVSAAFIGIWFFSITDKSASAAKEQAAFDAQFVRSQTGIGASEAAKH, from the coding sequence ATGAAAGTTCATGCTCCACTCGCCGTATTACTTTCCGCTATGGCCACCTGCGCCTGGGCACAAGCATCCAGCAGTTCCGCCATCAATGTCACCGCGGTGGCGATGTTTCTAGCCTTCGTATTAATCACGCTCGGCATCACCTACTGGGCCGCCGGTCGCACCAAAACTGCCAGCGACTTTTACGCCGCAGGCGGTGGTATTAGCGGCTTCCAAAATGGCTTAGCAATTGCGGGCGATTACATGTCTGCCGCCTCCTTCCTGGGTATTGCCGGCTTGGTATACACCTCGGGTTTTGATGGCTTGATTTACGCCATCGGCTTTTTGGTGGGTTGGCCGATTGTATTGGTACTGATCGCCGAGCCACTGCGCAATTTGGGTAAATACACCTTTGCCGATGTTGCCTCGTTTCGCTTGCAACAAAAACCCATTCGCATCCTCGCCGCCAGTGGTTCGCTGGTAACAGTAATTTTTTATCTGATCGCACAGATGGTGGGCGCGGGTAAATTAATTGAACTGTTGTTTGGCCTACCCTACGAAGCCGCTGTGGTCATTGTTGGTGTGTTGATGACACTCTACGTCACCTTTGGCGGCATGATTGCAACTACGTGGGTACAGCTCATCAAAGCCGTTTTATTGCTCTCTGGTGCATCACTCATGGCGTTTTTAGTGATGATGCAATTTGGTTTCAGTTTTGAAAATTTATTTGCCGAAGCAGTGAAAGTTCACACCAAAGCCAACGCCATCATGGCACCGGGCACCTTAGTGAGCGATCCGATCTCTGCCATTTCGCTCGGTATCGCGCTCATGTTTGGTACCGCAGGTTTGCCACATATCTTGATGCGCTTTTTTACCGTGAAAGATGCCGTACAAGCGCGTCGCTCGGTATTTTATGCAACCGGATTTATCGGTTATTTCTACATCCTCACCTTTATTATTGGTTTTGGCGCCATCATTTTATTGCTGAAAAATCCGGCCTATTTCACCGATGGTGCGTTGATTGGCGGCGCCAATATGGCCGCGATTCATTTATCCCAAGCCTTGGGTGGTGACATTTTATTAGGTTTTATTTCAGCAGTCGCTTTCGCCACGATTCTCGCCGTGGTATCAGGTTTAACACTCGCAGGTTCCAGTGCCATCTCCCACGACCTTTACGCCACGCTGGTATTAAAAGGTAACCGCGATGAGAAAAAAGAAATTCGCGCATCGCGCATCGCTACGGTGTGCTTGGGAGTGATTGCGGTATTGCTCGGCATAGTGTTTGAAAAACAAAACGTGGCGTTTATGGTTGGGCTCGCATTTTGTGTAGCGGCCAGCGCCAACTTCCCGATTTTGTTGCTGAGTATGTACTGGCGCAAACTCACCACTCGCGGTGCAGTAATGGGCGGTGGATTGGGCTTATTTACCGCGGTGATTTTAGTGGTGATTGGCCCCACGGTATGGGTGGATGCGTTTGGTTTTGAGCAGGCGATTTTTCCCTACAAATATCCCGCAATTTTCTCCGTGAGCGCTGCGTTTATTGGTATCTGGTTTTTCTCAATTACGGATAAATCAGCCTCGGCAGCAAAAGAACAAGCCGCGTTTGATGCACAGTTCGTTCGCTCACAAACCGGTATTGGCGCCTCGGAGGCAGCGAAGCACTAA
- a CDS encoding RluA family pseudouridine synthase, which translates to MMAALAHSLYLTPMSAPIDDLFILPACTENLQIVQVDRDFLLINKPTRLLSVPGRHPQNRDSVISRLQVEYPSATIVHRLDFDTSGVMVVPLNKAALSNISKQFQARSVSKHYTAVVAGLMAQDEGIIDLPIAADTGPKYKICQQTGKPSVTEYQVLARDEQACTTRVLLHPITGRSHQLRLHLQTIGHPILGCEFYGGEWASAANRLLLHATDLAFLHPHTTEPVFIDVAPPF; encoded by the coding sequence ATGATGGCAGCCCTTGCCCACAGCCTCTATCTTACGCCTATGTCTGCGCCTATCGACGATTTGTTTATCCTGCCCGCCTGTACCGAAAACCTGCAGATAGTGCAGGTGGATAGGGATTTTCTGCTGATTAACAAACCCACTCGCCTGCTCAGTGTACCGGGTCGCCACCCACAGAATCGCGATTCTGTGATTAGTCGCCTGCAAGTGGAGTACCCGAGCGCAACTATTGTGCATCGTCTGGATTTTGATACCTCGGGTGTGATGGTGGTGCCGCTCAATAAGGCGGCCTTGTCGAACATCAGTAAACAGTTTCAGGCGCGCAGTGTCAGTAAACACTACACCGCTGTAGTGGCTGGGTTGATGGCGCAGGATGAAGGTATTATCGATTTGCCCATCGCAGCGGATACAGGGCCAAAGTATAAAATTTGTCAGCAGACCGGTAAGCCCTCGGTCACTGAATACCAGGTGTTGGCGCGCGATGAACAGGCGTGTACCACAAGGGTTTTGCTGCACCCTATCACCGGTCGTTCCCATCAGTTGCGCTTGCATTTGCAGACCATAGGCCACCCGATTCTGGGCTGTGAGTTTTATGGGGGCGAGTGGGCGAGCGCCGCCAATCGTTTGTTATTGCATGCAACGGATCTGGCTTTTTTGCATCCGCATACCACTGAACCGGTATTCATCGACGTCGCGCCACCTTTTTAA
- a CDS encoding glycoside hydrolase family 16 protein, whose amino-acid sequence MKHKELVFIGTIAATSLLVACGAKNETTTSPTVATSAVNAVQHSVSAPPSEVSAPAVFFDDFNYSSLEDFNRNGWRVRTETGHPGIKGASWSAEGISFHQDIPATHAGAVRMSSVTAGQGENTRHTQFCHARKYREGTYAARVFFRDEPTYGPDGDEVIQTFYTISPLKAPMDKDYSEADFEYLPNGGWGANAKPAMWTTSWDTFQLEPWTKVNENTRVEGSYAGWRTLMLTITDNKLTYYVDGKLFSEHSSAVYPEDFMSINFNLWFMPKGADGSIGPVDSPELREYQQDIDWVFFQEGVALTPAELEGQVTHLQTTGVEYVDDVKEQNPALPSPCGL is encoded by the coding sequence ATGAAACACAAAGAGTTAGTTTTTATTGGCACCATCGCGGCAACATCTTTGCTTGTTGCATGCGGTGCAAAAAATGAAACAACAACATCACCAACAGTAGCAACCAGTGCAGTCAATGCGGTACAGCACAGTGTCTCTGCACCGCCGAGCGAGGTTTCGGCTCCCGCTGTTTTCTTTGATGATTTTAATTACAGCTCGCTAGAGGACTTTAATCGCAACGGCTGGCGGGTGAGAACTGAAACTGGCCATCCGGGTATTAAAGGGGCGAGTTGGTCAGCGGAGGGCATCAGTTTCCATCAAGATATCCCTGCAACTCACGCTGGCGCTGTGCGTATGAGTTCGGTAACGGCCGGGCAGGGCGAGAACACCCGTCACACCCAGTTTTGTCATGCCCGCAAATACCGCGAGGGTACCTATGCCGCACGGGTATTCTTCCGCGATGAACCAACCTATGGTCCGGACGGTGATGAAGTGATCCAAACCTTTTACACCATCAGCCCGCTTAAGGCGCCTATGGATAAGGATTACAGCGAGGCAGATTTTGAATACCTGCCTAATGGCGGTTGGGGCGCAAATGCAAAACCGGCGATGTGGACAACCAGTTGGGATACTTTTCAGTTAGAGCCTTGGACTAAGGTTAATGAAAATACCCGCGTAGAGGGCAGCTATGCAGGTTGGCGCACCTTGATGTTGACCATCACCGATAACAAGCTGACCTACTACGTCGATGGCAAATTATTTTCGGAGCACAGCAGTGCGGTCTACCCCGAAGATTTTATGTCGATTAACTTTAATCTGTGGTTTATGCCCAAGGGTGCTGACGGTTCAATCGGGCCGGTTGATTCACCGGAGTTGCGCGAGTATCAGCAAGATATTGATTGGGTATTTTTCCAGGAAGGTGTTGCGCTGACGCCTGCTGAACTTGAAGGGCAAGTTACTCATTTACAGACTACCGGAGTGGAATACGTGGATGATGTGAAAGAGCAAAACCCGGCTCTGCCATCGCCCTGCGGGCTTTAA
- a CDS encoding patatin-like phospholipase family protein, with protein MKTALVLSGGGARAAYQVGVLQALVEILPDDIENPFPIICGTSAGAINALALAAHKGNFKSAVNALAYVWQNLDIGQVYLHGWWDLFKGLSLLGLSLFNEGMGHRRPLSLLDNSPLWNLLGSVIHFENISHAIDKGKLHAVSVSAMGYTSGHTVSFFQGHPDLQSWNRHRRSGVATELRLEHLLASSAIPTVFPAVRINREYFGDGALRQLAPISPALHLGAESLFVIGVSGNRTAAKANRRVPHRHSPSMGQIVGHLFNSAFVDALEGDLEHMQRMNELLKLIPEDVRNQQGIQLRPVNNMVISPSYPIDGIAGRNVRYLPKSLRFFMRATGSTAKGGGATAASYLLFSNEFINELMELGRKDTLLQSEDILRFFTTAQL; from the coding sequence ATGAAAACAGCTTTGGTTCTTTCTGGTGGTGGCGCTCGCGCGGCATATCAAGTGGGTGTATTGCAGGCGCTGGTTGAAATTCTGCCTGATGATATTGAAAACCCCTTTCCTATAATTTGTGGTACATCTGCCGGAGCAATTAACGCACTGGCACTGGCGGCGCATAAGGGTAATTTTAAATCAGCGGTAAACGCTTTGGCTTATGTCTGGCAAAACCTGGATATAGGTCAGGTGTATTTGCACGGCTGGTGGGATCTTTTTAAAGGTCTGAGTTTATTAGGTTTGTCTTTGTTTAATGAAGGTATGGGCCATCGTCGTCCGCTGTCATTATTGGATAATTCCCCTCTGTGGAATTTGTTGGGGTCAGTCATCCATTTTGAAAATATTAGCCACGCGATTGATAAAGGCAAGCTTCATGCGGTGAGTGTATCGGCCATGGGGTATACCTCTGGTCATACGGTGAGTTTTTTTCAGGGACATCCCGACCTGCAAAGTTGGAACCGGCATAGACGCAGTGGCGTTGCTACTGAGCTGCGCTTGGAACACTTGTTGGCGTCTTCGGCAATTCCAACGGTATTTCCCGCCGTGCGAATTAATCGCGAATATTTTGGTGATGGCGCTCTGCGCCAGCTGGCACCGATTAGTCCGGCGTTACATCTGGGTGCAGAGTCATTGTTTGTTATCGGGGTGAGTGGCAACCGCACGGCTGCCAAGGCAAATCGTCGCGTGCCCCATCGTCATTCGCCCTCCATGGGGCAGATCGTTGGTCATTTGTTTAACAGTGCATTCGTGGATGCCCTCGAGGGGGATTTGGAGCATATGCAACGCATGAATGAGCTGTTGAAGTTGATTCCCGAGGATGTTCGTAATCAGCAAGGAATCCAATTGCGACCCGTCAATAATATGGTGATCTCACCCAGTTACCCCATCGATGGTATAGCGGGGCGCAACGTGCGTTATCTACCTAAAAGCTTGCGCTTTTTTATGCGTGCGACAGGTTCTACCGCAAAAGGTGGGGGCGCGACGGCTGCGAGTTATCTGCTTTTTTCTAATGAATTTATTAATGAGCTCATGGAGCTTGGGCGTAAAGATACTTTGTTGCAGTCGGAGGATATTCTACGGTTTTTTACGACAGCGCAATTATAA
- a CDS encoding NfeD family protein, translating to MVTNIVDYFVQNPAHLFYTLTGLCLILELGVLGMSGPLLFVALGSLLTGVMISLGVINGWEMAILSLGLLTAISALILWKPFKRFQNAAVVPDTSSDMIGRVLPVTQLVTRDQGAVSYSGTEWQVRLKEAVEPVPVGMHVRVLAVDGSLLLVQAE from the coding sequence ATGGTGACAAATATCGTTGATTATTTTGTACAAAATCCTGCGCATCTTTTTTACACGCTTACCGGTCTGTGCCTGATATTAGAGTTAGGCGTATTGGGCATGAGTGGCCCATTATTATTTGTCGCCTTGGGGTCGCTATTGACTGGTGTGATGATTTCCCTTGGCGTAATTAATGGTTGGGAAATGGCGATATTGTCACTCGGTTTACTGACTGCGATAAGTGCGCTGATATTGTGGAAACCGTTTAAGCGTTTTCAAAATGCTGCCGTAGTGCCAGATACCAGTAGCGATATGATTGGTAGGGTTCTACCCGTGACGCAGCTCGTGACTCGCGATCAAGGTGCGGTTAGTTATTCGGGTACGGAATGGCAAGTGCGGTTAAAAGAAGCCGTTGAGCCAGTGCCGGTTGGAATGCACGTACGGGTGTTGGCGGTCGACGGTTCTCTATTGTTAGTGCAAGCTGAGTAA
- a CDS encoding SPFH domain-containing protein codes for MDSLFSIVTSPAFWIALVLLYTLKKGIHFVPQNRGYVIYRFGKYTKTLSSGLNFIVPFVESVEADRNLKEQTLVIPQQSAITKDNIAIMIDGVLFIKVIDAAAATNNITDYKLACTQLAMTSMRNAIGSMELDDCFQNRSAINAKIQEAMLLATQPWGLIVLRFELLEIAIPPSIKEDMEKQMTAERQKRSAILTAEGEKIAAITTAEGQKQARVLDAEAAKAEQVLAAEASKEAQILEATGKAEAIRLVAIAEAEALTTIGKSAATDEGQKAIALNLAQGAIAAHKAIAHEGTVVLSDGKTSDNIVSTVAQAMAVSSAINLSHHPRNA; via the coding sequence ATGGATTCGCTTTTTTCAATCGTAACAAGCCCGGCATTTTGGATTGCATTGGTACTGCTTTATACCCTTAAAAAAGGTATTCATTTTGTGCCGCAAAATAGGGGTTATGTGATTTATCGTTTTGGGAAATATACAAAAACATTAAGTTCCGGTTTGAATTTTATTGTTCCCTTTGTCGAGTCGGTTGAGGCAGACCGCAATTTGAAAGAGCAGACCTTGGTTATTCCGCAGCAGTCAGCAATTACCAAGGACAATATTGCGATCATGATTGATGGAGTGTTGTTTATTAAAGTAATCGACGCAGCGGCAGCAACTAACAATATCACTGACTACAAACTGGCCTGTACCCAATTGGCCATGACTTCTATGCGTAATGCGATCGGCTCAATGGAGCTGGACGATTGTTTTCAAAATCGCTCTGCCATCAATGCCAAAATTCAAGAGGCAATGTTGCTGGCTACCCAGCCTTGGGGTTTGATTGTGTTGCGTTTTGAATTACTGGAAATTGCTATTCCACCGTCGATTAAAGAAGACATGGAAAAACAAATGACCGCAGAGCGGCAGAAACGCTCGGCAATTTTAACCGCCGAGGGTGAAAAAATTGCGGCAATTACCACCGCCGAGGGGCAAAAACAAGCGCGTGTGTTGGATGCGGAAGCAGCCAAGGCAGAGCAAGTATTAGCCGCAGAGGCAAGCAAAGAAGCACAAATTTTGGAGGCTACAGGTAAGGCTGAAGCTATTCGTTTGGTGGCGATTGCTGAAGCAGAAGCGCTGACAACTATCGGTAAGTCAGCAGCAACTGACGAAGGCCAAAAAGCAATCGCACTGAACTTGGCACAAGGTGCTATTGCTGCGCACAAAGCCATCGCTCATGAGGGCACAGTTGTGCTTTCAGATGGTAAAACCAGCGATAACATTGTGAGTACGGTAGCGCAGGCTATGGCAGTGTCATCGGCAATTAATTTGTCGCATCACCCACGCAATGCCTAA
- a CDS encoding DUF934 domain-containing protein, with the protein MQKLIKDGQIVENTWTLIAKTEGDAAAVEVPAGQVIIPLAVWNAQKDTLQNRTDIGVWLDSDEGAELIGADVNRFAVIGVNFPLFMDGRAFSTARLLRERYGFTGELRAVGNFMRDQLCYLRRCGVNAFAFADAEANLEEAVKSLSDLQEYYQAAVDQPLPLFRRRA; encoded by the coding sequence ATGCAAAAGCTCATTAAAGACGGCCAGATTGTAGAAAATACCTGGACGCTCATCGCCAAAACTGAAGGTGATGCGGCAGCAGTGGAAGTCCCTGCCGGTCAGGTAATTATTCCGCTAGCAGTATGGAATGCGCAAAAAGACACATTGCAAAACCGCACTGATATTGGTGTGTGGTTGGACAGCGATGAAGGTGCAGAACTGATTGGTGCAGACGTCAATCGTTTTGCTGTGATTGGTGTTAACTTCCCGCTGTTTATGGATGGCCGCGCATTTTCTACTGCGCGTCTGCTGCGCGAGCGCTATGGTTTTACCGGTGAGTTGCGCGCCGTAGGTAACTTTATGCGCGACCAACTCTGCTACTTGCGCCGCTGCGGTGTTAATGCGTTTGCGTTTGCCGATGCAGAAGCCAATTTGGAAGAGGCGGTAAAATCCCTCAGCGATTTACAGGAATATTATCAAGCCGCGGTTGATCAACCCCTGCCGTTATTCCGCCGCCGCGCTTAA